The proteins below come from a single bacterium genomic window:
- a CDS encoding acyl-CoA dehydrogenase family protein: MDSFYSSEHRIFQQSVRRFCAQEILPQLTSWEEQKHFPDELFSKLGEQGFLGVLVAEEYGGVGGDYILASAWCEEFGRVPAVGLTTGVHMHSVVVSAALNRLGSNQAKEQFLADAVLGKAIGAYAFTEPGAGSDLSSIITTAKKDGDYFIINGAKTFITNGARADFILLLTKTEPDRGFKGFTTFVVDTTLAGFNVNRKLDKLGWHSSDTAELSFQDMRVHKSMILGEYNRGWYHAMDSLNWERLMLVLNSIGGATQCLESTVPYINDRKVFGRPVAAFDHTRELIATLWSKLQAARAVAYQAVNEVQAGKDPRLLTSLAKIYACELAVQIADRCLQLHGGYGYTTEFLPERWLRDLRLNPIGGGTSEVMAMVAAKEMGFDLL; the protein is encoded by the coding sequence ATGGACTCCTTTTACTCTAGCGAACACCGTATCTTCCAACAAAGTGTTAGGCGCTTTTGTGCACAGGAAATTCTTCCCCAGCTGACAAGCTGGGAAGAACAAAAGCATTTCCCTGACGAACTTTTTTCTAAGCTGGGAGAGCAAGGATTTCTTGGTGTGCTTGTTGCTGAAGAGTATGGAGGCGTAGGCGGTGATTATATCCTAGCTAGTGCCTGGTGCGAGGAATTTGGCCGCGTGCCGGCTGTGGGGCTTACAACCGGCGTGCATATGCACTCTGTTGTTGTATCTGCCGCACTAAACCGCTTAGGTTCAAATCAAGCCAAAGAACAATTTTTGGCTGATGCCGTATTGGGCAAAGCGATTGGTGCATATGCCTTTACCGAGCCTGGAGCGGGTAGTGACCTATCAAGCATCATTACCACTGCAAAAAAAGATGGTGATTACTTCATTATTAATGGCGCTAAGACTTTTATTACTAATGGCGCGCGAGCCGATTTTATCCTCTTACTGACAAAAACAGAGCCCGATCGAGGTTTTAAGGGGTTTACGACATTTGTGGTTGATACGACCTTAGCCGGTTTTAATGTGAATCGTAAGCTTGATAAGCTGGGATGGCATTCATCTGATACGGCTGAGCTTAGTTTCCAAGATATGCGTGTTCACAAGTCAATGATTTTGGGTGAATACAACCGTGGCTGGTATCATGCGATGGACTCACTTAACTGGGAACGCTTGATGTTAGTGTTGAATTCAATTGGCGGGGCAACTCAATGCCTGGAGTCAACTGTTCCCTACATTAATGACCGTAAAGTTTTTGGCCGGCCGGTTGCAGCTTTTGATCATACGCGGGAATTAATTGCGACACTTTGGAGTAAACTCCAGGCTGCTCGTGCGGTTGCTTATCAGGCTGTGAATGAAGTGCAGGCGGGGAAAGACCCTAGGCTTTTGACAAGCTTAGCTAAAATCTATGCTTGTGAGCTGGCTGTGCAAATCGCTGACCGCTGCCTGCAGTTACACGGCGGATACGGCTATACAACAGAATTCCTGCCGGAGCGTTGGCTGCGTGACTTACGTTTGAATCCAATTGGTGGTGGGACCAGCGAAGTCATGGCAATGGTTGCTGCTAAAGAAATGGGGTTTGATCTGCTCTAA
- the meaB gene encoding methylmalonyl Co-A mutase-associated GTPase MeaB translates to MRKDSKQDLIAQVLSGSERALARCLSQIENNETQAREIIKTLFTRTGKAKILGITGVPGAGKSTLVSQLILALTAQEKKVAVLAVDPSSPFTGGAILGDRIRMLSSIASTGVFVRSVASRGALGGLSPSIHESIMVLDAAGFDVIIVETVGVGQAEVDIVKVADLAVVVLVPGMGDSVQALKAGILEIADIFVINKADHQGTERLRKDLISVIQLNPNSSAPKPEILQTVATEAKGITEFVKAIDNFFGVAESDLRLEGRRKLALRDMLVKIVSRELVDERIKRAEQTGALNKILTELTNREIDPYSACDSLKQL, encoded by the coding sequence ATGAGAAAAGATTCCAAACAAGATTTGATTGCCCAAGTATTGTCAGGATCTGAACGCGCGCTCGCGCGCTGCCTATCCCAGATTGAAAACAACGAGACGCAAGCTCGGGAAATAATCAAAACGCTCTTTACTCGAACAGGCAAAGCAAAAATTCTGGGCATAACTGGGGTGCCAGGCGCTGGTAAGTCAACCTTAGTTAGTCAGTTGATATTGGCTTTAACGGCTCAAGAGAAAAAAGTTGCAGTTTTGGCAGTTGACCCTTCAAGCCCATTTACAGGTGGGGCAATCCTCGGAGATCGAATTCGTATGCTCTCCAGTATCGCCTCAACTGGTGTTTTTGTTAGGTCCGTAGCAAGTCGAGGAGCATTAGGAGGCCTTTCCCCGAGCATCCATGAGTCAATCATGGTGCTAGATGCTGCTGGATTTGATGTAATTATCGTAGAAACTGTCGGTGTTGGGCAGGCTGAAGTAGATATTGTAAAGGTTGCAGATCTTGCCGTCGTAGTTTTGGTGCCAGGTATGGGCGACTCGGTTCAGGCTCTGAAGGCAGGAATTTTAGAAATTGCCGATATTTTTGTGATCAATAAAGCTGACCATCAAGGGACAGAACGCCTGAGAAAAGATCTGATCTCAGTCATCCAATTAAACCCCAACAGCTCTGCGCCAAAACCTGAGATATTACAGACAGTTGCTACTGAGGCAAAGGGCATTACGGAGTTTGTCAAAGCCATTGATAATTTTTTCGGAGTTGCAGAATCAGATCTACGATTAGAGGGCAGAAGGAAGCTTGCATTGCGTGATATGTTGGTGAAAATTGTTTCACGCGAACTTGTCGATGAGCGAATTAAGCGGGCGGAGCAGACTGGGGCACTGAATAAAATCTTAACAGAGCTAACTAATCGGGAAATAGATCCATATAGTGCATGTGATAGTTTAAAGCAGCTTTGA
- a CDS encoding FAD-binding oxidoreductase, which translates to MNLEVFKNIIGPGNVLLDPADLSFWGKDACVEYVAKPAAILRPGSEEEVQKIVLECRNQKIPLVPSGGRTGHSGGATAQNGEVVISLSRLNKIYKIDPIDLLAHVQAGVVTQDLQQAALAQGLFYPVQFASQGSALIGGNLATNAGGLRVIRYGSTRDWVLGMRVVTGAGEVMELNGPLYKNQTGYDLRNLFVGSEGTLGIITEAWMKLTTKPGEMLTLLAGCATTSQVLTALGRVRSAGFALQLFEYFDEQCLQLVLKHAKLKAPFAKFFPRYMLIQVEIPNPAEAERVESVLASLIEDGVLDDAVVAQNKTQAEELVAYRERISESIRKEGYPHKNDIATPVAAFGDFITELEVLLRGPLSWVKCLMFGHLGDGNTHLNFLKPETMSVDEFKKKGHEIDQYTFGLVQKYKGSISAEHGIGLLKQPYLDQFKTKTELTYLRSIKKLFDPDLIMNPGKML; encoded by the coding sequence ATGAATCTTGAAGTTTTTAAGAATATCATCGGCCCAGGCAATGTTTTACTTGACCCAGCGGATTTAAGCTTTTGGGGCAAAGATGCATGTGTCGAATATGTAGCTAAACCGGCGGCAATATTGAGACCTGGTAGTGAAGAAGAAGTCCAAAAAATAGTATTAGAATGTAGGAATCAGAAAATTCCACTTGTCCCCTCGGGAGGTAGAACTGGCCACAGTGGTGGGGCTACCGCACAAAATGGTGAAGTTGTTATTTCGCTTTCGCGTCTCAACAAAATTTATAAAATCGACCCAATTGATTTACTTGCCCATGTCCAAGCTGGTGTTGTGACCCAAGATCTACAGCAAGCAGCTCTAGCGCAAGGACTTTTTTATCCAGTGCAATTTGCCAGTCAGGGCTCAGCATTAATTGGTGGAAATCTCGCAACGAATGCAGGAGGTTTACGTGTGATTCGCTATGGGTCGACTCGTGATTGGGTGCTGGGCATGCGCGTTGTTACGGGTGCGGGTGAAGTGATGGAATTAAACGGCCCACTTTATAAAAATCAAACTGGTTATGATTTACGAAATCTCTTTGTTGGATCAGAGGGAACGCTTGGAATTATTACTGAAGCCTGGATGAAACTTACAACTAAGCCAGGTGAAATGCTAACACTATTGGCTGGCTGCGCCACAACAAGTCAAGTTTTGACTGCACTTGGGCGTGTCCGCAGCGCAGGGTTTGCGTTACAGTTGTTCGAATATTTTGATGAACAATGTTTGCAACTTGTACTCAAGCACGCCAAACTTAAAGCTCCATTCGCAAAGTTTTTTCCGCGCTATATGTTGATTCAAGTTGAAATTCCAAACCCCGCTGAAGCTGAGCGAGTGGAAAGTGTGCTGGCAAGTTTAATTGAAGATGGCGTTCTTGATGATGCAGTTGTTGCGCAGAATAAAACACAAGCCGAAGAATTAGTTGCTTATCGTGAGCGGATTAGTGAGTCAATTCGCAAAGAAGGCTATCCGCACAAAAACGATATTGCAACACCGGTTGCTGCGTTTGGAGATTTTATAACCGAACTGGAGGTTTTGCTGCGCGGACCACTTTCTTGGGTTAAGTGCTTAATGTTTGGCCATTTGGGCGATGGAAATACGCATTTAAATTTTCTTAAGCCAGAGACGATGAGTGTGGACGAATTTAAAAAGAAAGGCCATGAGATCGATCAATACACTTTTGGTTTAGTGCAAAAATACAAAGGTAGTATTTCTGCTGAGCACGGGATTGGCTTACTCAAACAGCCCTATCTGGACCAGTTTAAAACAAAAACAGAATTGACTTATTTGCGATCGATTAAAAAACTCTTTGACCCAGATTTGATTATGAATCCGGGGAAGATGTTGTAG
- a CDS encoding metal-sulfur cluster assembly factor has product MKINDIATREDVIEVLKTVIDPEIFVDVWTLGLIYNIDLHPETAVLKITMTFTSMGCPAGPQLVEEIRSKTAQLHGVQKSEVEVVFRPPWQPSDELKAILGLS; this is encoded by the coding sequence ATGAAGATCAACGACATTGCAACGCGTGAAGATGTAATTGAAGTTTTAAAAACCGTAATCGACCCAGAAATTTTTGTTGATGTCTGGACACTTGGGTTAATCTACAATATCGATCTTCATCCGGAGACTGCTGTGCTGAAGATTACCATGACCTTTACCTCGATGGGTTGCCCAGCAGGCCCACAGCTTGTAGAAGAAATTCGCTCAAAAACTGCTCAATTACATGGTGTTCAAAAATCTGAAGTAGAAGTAGTTTTTCGTCCCCCTTGGCAACCTTCTGATGAACTTAAAGCAATCCTTGGATTAAGCTAA
- a CDS encoding SIS domain-containing protein — protein MSNFIETYITQSTESQSKLKRLAPEITKIVHNLAKVIRQGGTIYSCGNGGSACDAMHLTEELVARYLRERPGIRAQHFLDPSTMSCWSNDYDYDTVFSRQAETFLTDKDALIVFSTSGNSPNIVKVLNVAKARSTLSIALLGKTGGHCLDLAEHVLLVESMVTSQIQEAHMLLVHMICDLLEQELFPNAK, from the coding sequence ATGAGTAACTTCATTGAAACCTATATCACTCAATCAACTGAGTCCCAGAGCAAGCTGAAGCGGCTAGCCCCTGAAATTACAAAAATAGTTCATAATTTGGCTAAAGTCATTCGCCAAGGCGGCACAATTTATTCTTGCGGAAATGGTGGTTCGGCTTGCGATGCAATGCATCTCACGGAAGAACTAGTTGCGCGCTACTTAAGGGAACGCCCGGGAATTCGCGCCCAACACTTTCTTGACCCCTCAACCATGAGTTGCTGGTCAAACGATTACGATTACGACACTGTATTCTCACGCCAAGCGGAGACTTTTTTAACCGATAAAGATGCCTTAATTGTTTTTTCAACCAGCGGTAATTCGCCAAATATCGTAAAAGTTCTTAACGTTGCCAAGGCAAGGTCTACGCTTAGTATTGCGCTCCTGGGCAAAACTGGGGGCCATTGCCTTGATCTTGCAGAACATGTACTCCTCGTTGAATCAATGGTCACATCGCAAATACAGGAAGCGCATATGTTGCTCGTCCATATGATCTGCGATTTACTCGAGCAGGAACTATTTCCCAATGCAAAGTGA
- a CDS encoding acyl-CoA/acyl-ACP dehydrogenase, which yields MSFLVNQDLEEFSTSLKEFFDAEAPLEKVRALNPQAWTDWQAKLWAKIAELGVFAAAAREEHQGLGLGQCAVDVISRLSAAALLPIPLAETLLFGIQAISTFANHTTQSAYLENIINGNLRVTGSFTKSNLKLTDASVSGELEVVPALAWASKVIFLAQAENQAFKLCALDNTNLDTDYTSGLDLIRPYCTILLKSTPVTILSDDLSAKDLELYTQLVNTTLASELVGCGVKALELTTEYVKTREQFGKPIGSFQAVQHKISDMYLAVEACGTLTRFSSWCFDNDQVQFAKVSAAAKALTSENMPAVLEKSIQTHGGMGFTHEYPLHLYLRRAVVNSKLGNTYSDLYSLVASQSLATTSSPDS from the coding sequence ATGAGTTTTCTAGTTAACCAAGATCTTGAAGAGTTTAGCACTAGCCTCAAAGAATTTTTCGACGCCGAGGCTCCGCTGGAAAAGGTTCGCGCACTTAATCCCCAAGCTTGGACTGACTGGCAAGCCAAACTCTGGGCTAAGATAGCAGAACTTGGGGTCTTTGCCGCAGCAGCCCGCGAAGAGCATCAAGGTCTAGGTCTTGGCCAGTGTGCAGTGGATGTAATTTCTCGACTTAGTGCCGCAGCACTATTGCCCATTCCCTTAGCTGAAACTTTATTATTTGGCATTCAAGCGATCTCAACTTTCGCTAACCACACAACCCAATCAGCTTACTTAGAAAATATTATTAACGGCAATTTGCGCGTAACGGGGTCGTTCACAAAGTCGAACCTCAAGCTTACTGATGCTAGCGTATCGGGAGAACTTGAAGTTGTGCCTGCGCTTGCTTGGGCGTCTAAAGTCATTTTCTTAGCACAAGCAGAGAACCAAGCGTTTAAGCTTTGTGCGCTAGACAATACAAACTTAGATACTGATTATACTAGCGGACTTGATTTAATTCGCCCTTATTGCACGATTTTACTTAAGTCTACGCCGGTTACAATCCTTAGTGATGATTTATCTGCTAAAGATCTGGAACTTTACACTCAATTAGTTAACACAACTTTAGCTTCTGAGCTTGTTGGTTGTGGAGTAAAAGCGCTGGAGCTTACTACTGAGTATGTCAAAACTCGTGAGCAGTTTGGCAAGCCAATTGGTTCATTCCAAGCTGTGCAGCATAAAATTTCTGACATGTATTTAGCTGTTGAAGCTTGTGGAACTTTGACGCGTTTTTCAAGCTGGTGTTTCGACAACGACCAAGTGCAATTTGCTAAAGTTTCTGCTGCAGCAAAGGCGCTTACCTCTGAGAATATGCCAGCCGTGCTTGAGAAATCGATTCAAACCCACGGCGGAATGGGTTTTACCCACGAATACCCGCTACATCTCTACCTCAGACGTGCAGTAGTAAATTCGAAACTCGGTAATACATATAGCGATTTATATTCCCTAGTTGCAAGCCAAAGCTTAGCTACAACATCTTCCCCGGATTCATAA
- a CDS encoding dTDP-4-dehydrorhamnose 3,5-epimerase family protein, producing the protein MNTVTHAELEFMNRIEGVEIKTLKSHPDDRGFFREIIRHSDPFFPQNSFGQWSHSAMGKNTVKAWHFHHKQTDWWYCGVGVLEAVLFDNREESPTYKNINVFYIGDKTLDARATESVIRIPPGVLHGLKVLTETAHLFYVTSHTYDPQDEGRIPYDSELVPHSWGQDYSKLIVAANDRKLFVPAYPRVKV; encoded by the coding sequence ATGAATACAGTTACCCATGCAGAGTTAGAATTTATGAACCGGATTGAAGGCGTAGAGATCAAAACTCTAAAATCTCACCCTGACGACCGAGGATTTTTCCGCGAAATTATTCGCCACAGCGATCCATTTTTCCCACAAAATTCCTTTGGTCAATGGAGCCATAGCGCGATGGGTAAAAATACCGTCAAGGCCTGGCACTTCCATCACAAACAAACTGACTGGTGGTATTGCGGAGTTGGCGTTCTTGAAGCTGTGCTTTTTGACAATCGCGAAGAAAGCCCTACCTATAAAAATATCAATGTATTTTATATCGGCGACAAAACTCTCGATGCGCGTGCAACAGAGTCCGTAATTCGAATTCCACCAGGTGTTTTACATGGGCTTAAAGTGCTCACGGAAACGGCCCATCTTTTTTATGTGACAAGCCACACTTATGATCCTCAAGATGAAGGGCGTATTCCATATGACAGTGAACTTGTTCCCCATAGCTGGGGGCAGGATTACAGCAAACTAATCGTTGCTGCTAATGACCGAAAACTCTTTGTCCCGGCGTACCCACGAGTAAAAGTATAA
- a CDS encoding LemA family protein, whose translation MEWFIGVVVVVAFLIISIYNRLVSLRNGFKNAFSQIDVQLKRRYDLIPNLVETVKGYIKHERETLEAVIAARNQAVTASNTAAQKPGDVATMQALSGAESQLNGALGRLFALAEAYPDLKANTSMNQLMEELTSTENKVGFSRQAYNDSVMSYNVSRESFPNNIIAGMFGFTPAELLQSTGSEAERAAPKVSF comes from the coding sequence ATGGAATGGTTTATTGGCGTTGTAGTCGTAGTCGCATTTTTAATTATTAGCATTTACAACCGCTTAGTGTCATTGCGAAATGGATTTAAGAACGCATTTTCTCAGATCGATGTTCAACTCAAGCGTCGTTACGATCTAATCCCTAACCTTGTTGAAACAGTCAAAGGCTATATTAAACATGAGCGAGAAACTCTTGAGGCAGTTATCGCAGCGCGCAATCAAGCTGTTACTGCTTCAAATACCGCGGCTCAGAAGCCTGGAGATGTAGCAACGATGCAAGCACTTTCTGGAGCTGAATCTCAACTCAATGGTGCACTCGGTCGACTTTTCGCCTTGGCTGAAGCTTATCCAGATCTGAAAGCAAATACGAGTATGAACCAACTCATGGAAGAACTCACCTCGACAGAAAATAAAGTCGGCTTTTCACGGCAAGCTTACAATGATTCGGTCATGAGCTATAATGTCTCTCGCGAGTCTTTCCCGAATAATATCATTGCAGGGATGTTTGGTTTTACCCCGGCAGAACTCTTGCAAAGCACTGGCAGTGAAGCTGAACGTGCAGCACCAAAAGTTTCATTTTAA
- a CDS encoding M48 family metallopeptidase has protein sequence MNFFEHQHAARSRSRKLYLLYFFAVAGVVLLVDAGFFFATKGHLKPEHLTYIALGTLIIIFIGSLYRIATLKQSPEYVAISLGGRLLVPSSAEANERRLLNIVEEMALASGIPIPEVYLLDHEEGINAFATGFDVHHAVIGVTRGALEKLSRDELQGVIGHEFSHILNSDMTINLRLMGLAYGLLCIAMLGRTILRATTRNSGRRSKDSSGPALFGLILLLAGSIGVFAANLIKAAICRQREFLADASAVQFTRNPLGISGALRRIGESFKHAYIENSKAEEASHFFFADALGTSFLQLMASHPPLDSRISRIEGVSLERIQSEAADQAQGVDSLTSMSFAGSLNQSQVSRAREALDKPPVTLKDAARSPNYAPALVAGLFASSHADVLTRQEHLVASSKKFPEYDQAIWSQMQVLSIEDKFSLFTLALPALRRLTPERQQDLLATYRTLAEADDEVTLAEYAFLSTLESVFSRNPFSQAADAGLAIQEAASTIISAVCVVGTDNPEHAKQAFLLGAGLFSAAKLSFIERAGLTRDHVQTAIDQIRNASDDIKAQSCAAMIRAAAWDGQLHEKERNLIRIVGQSIGVPLPPIFAA, from the coding sequence ATGAACTTTTTCGAGCACCAACACGCTGCCCGCTCGAGAAGCAGAAAGCTTTATCTGCTCTATTTTTTTGCAGTAGCAGGAGTTGTTCTACTAGTTGATGCGGGATTTTTCTTTGCAACTAAAGGTCATCTTAAACCTGAGCATCTGACTTATATAGCGCTTGGGACATTAATAATCATTTTCATTGGAAGTCTTTATAGAATTGCAACATTAAAGCAATCGCCTGAGTATGTAGCAATTTCTCTGGGTGGCAGATTACTTGTGCCCTCAAGCGCAGAGGCAAACGAAAGACGTTTATTAAATATTGTTGAAGAAATGGCCTTAGCTTCGGGTATTCCAATTCCAGAAGTTTACTTATTAGATCACGAAGAAGGGATTAACGCGTTTGCTACTGGGTTTGACGTACATCATGCAGTGATTGGGGTCACTCGCGGTGCGCTCGAAAAGCTTAGTCGCGATGAACTCCAAGGAGTGATTGGCCACGAGTTCAGTCATATTCTCAACAGCGACATGACAATTAATCTTCGTTTAATGGGTCTTGCTTATGGTCTGCTCTGCATCGCAATGCTTGGACGTACAATTTTACGAGCAACCACACGTAATAGCGGCAGGCGTAGTAAAGATTCAAGCGGCCCTGCACTGTTTGGACTAATTTTGCTTTTAGCTGGGTCAATCGGCGTTTTTGCGGCAAATTTAATTAAAGCGGCGATATGTAGACAAAGAGAATTCCTGGCTGATGCTTCAGCTGTGCAGTTTACGCGAAATCCCTTGGGAATTTCTGGAGCTTTACGTCGTATTGGAGAAAGTTTTAAACACGCTTACATTGAGAATTCCAAAGCCGAAGAAGCAAGTCACTTCTTCTTTGCCGATGCACTAGGCACAAGTTTCCTGCAGTTGATGGCTTCGCATCCCCCACTCGATTCAAGAATTTCTCGCATTGAGGGCGTTTCACTTGAACGTATTCAGTCGGAAGCTGCCGATCAAGCTCAAGGAGTAGATTCACTTACGAGCATGAGTTTTGCAGGGTCATTAAATCAGTCACAAGTCAGCCGTGCACGTGAAGCTTTAGATAAACCACCTGTAACGCTTAAAGACGCGGCACGTTCGCCTAATTATGCCCCAGCACTTGTTGCCGGACTATTTGCCTCTTCACATGCTGACGTTTTAACGCGCCAGGAGCACTTAGTAGCGAGTTCAAAAAAATTCCCAGAATATGACCAGGCAATTTGGTCGCAAATGCAAGTTTTATCAATTGAAGACAAATTTTCATTGTTTACACTCGCTTTGCCAGCTTTGCGCCGTTTAACTCCAGAGCGACAGCAAGATTTACTTGCTACCTACCGCACGCTTGCTGAAGCTGACGATGAAGTAACACTTGCTGAGTATGCGTTTTTATCAACGCTAGAGTCTGTTTTTTCAAGAAATCCCTTCAGTCAGGCGGCAGATGCTGGCTTAGCAATCCAAGAGGCGGCTTCAACTATTATTTCTGCAGTCTGTGTCGTTGGAACTGATAATCCGGAACATGCCAAGCAAGCTTTTTTACTAGGGGCGGGGCTTTTTTCTGCAGCAAAACTTTCCTTTATCGAACGTGCAGGGCTAACTCGCGATCACGTGCAAACTGCAATTGATCAAATTCGTAACGCCAGTGATGATATTAAAGCCCAATCTTGCGCGGCAATGATTCGCGCCGCAGCTTGGGATGGCCAATTACATGAGAAGGAGAGAAATCTTATTCGTATCGTCGGCCAGTCAATCGGTGTGCCGCTGCCACCTATTTTTGCAGCTTAG
- the serA gene encoding phosphoglycerate dehydrogenase, which produces MAKKKKIFVLDFDSTLVQVEALDELARISLRDKPYAEETIREIQNLSHLAMRGELSFPESLERRIKLLEANRKHLKELTATLKRKITPSFQRNKAFFKKYHADIFVVTGGFYDYVLPVISELHIKDSQVFANSFVFDNSGNIIGFDKQNVLAQEKGKVKQLEKLGLGSEVTVIGDGATDLEMRQAGVAEEFVALTENVSREKVVDQADSVAKSFDEVLYTNNLPRKFSYPKSKIKVLLLEGIDPEAADRFKADGYQVDLVHTALDEDELIKALKDVSILGIRSKTKVTKKVLEAANRLLAIGAFCIGTDQIDTINAARQGVIVFNAPYSNTRSVVELAIGNIIMLLRKVFPVSLAAHGGAWLKSADGSYEVRGKKLGIIGYGNIGSQLSVLAENLGMEVYYYDIVEKLSLGNAKRCRTLNDLLKISDIVTIHVDGRAANQGLLGKKELGLMKKGAYLLNIARGHVIEIEALADSLRRGHLAGAAVDVFPKEPKNKNETFTSPLQGLTNVILTPHIGGSTVEAQYNIGQYTTGRLLHYINCGESHGSVNFPEIQAAQASAAHRLLHIHKNVPGILAQVNGILSEHKINILGQYLRTNEEIGYLVTDVNKKYNSQVIEELKNIPNTIKFRILY; this is translated from the coding sequence ATGGCTAAGAAGAAAAAAATATTCGTACTAGATTTCGATAGCACGCTAGTGCAAGTCGAAGCTCTTGATGAGCTAGCTCGTATCTCATTACGCGATAAGCCTTATGCAGAGGAAACAATTCGCGAAATTCAAAATTTATCGCACTTAGCGATGAGAGGTGAACTCTCGTTCCCAGAGTCTTTAGAGCGGCGGATTAAACTACTTGAGGCAAACCGTAAACACCTTAAAGAATTAACCGCAACCCTTAAGCGCAAAATTACCCCATCTTTTCAACGTAATAAAGCTTTTTTTAAAAAATATCATGCTGATATCTTTGTTGTAACAGGTGGATTCTACGACTATGTTCTACCTGTCATTAGTGAGCTGCATATCAAAGACAGCCAAGTTTTTGCCAATTCCTTTGTCTTTGATAACTCCGGCAATATTATTGGCTTTGATAAGCAAAATGTTTTAGCGCAAGAAAAAGGTAAAGTGAAACAACTAGAAAAATTAGGACTTGGTAGCGAAGTAACAGTAATTGGTGACGGTGCAACGGATTTAGAAATGCGCCAAGCAGGGGTCGCCGAAGAATTTGTGGCGCTTACAGAGAACGTTTCACGCGAGAAGGTTGTCGACCAAGCCGACAGCGTTGCTAAAAGCTTTGATGAAGTGCTTTATACTAATAACCTACCTCGTAAATTTTCCTATCCTAAAAGTAAAATCAAAGTTTTACTACTTGAAGGCATTGATCCAGAAGCAGCCGATCGCTTTAAAGCTGACGGTTACCAGGTCGATTTGGTGCATACTGCCCTGGATGAAGATGAGTTAATCAAGGCCCTCAAAGATGTCTCAATCCTCGGGATTAGATCAAAAACTAAAGTCACTAAAAAAGTTCTTGAAGCAGCAAATCGTCTCCTGGCAATTGGGGCTTTTTGTATCGGCACCGATCAAATTGATACGATCAATGCCGCGCGTCAAGGCGTAATTGTTTTTAATGCTCCCTACAGCAACACACGTAGCGTGGTTGAATTAGCGATTGGCAATATCATTATGTTACTGCGCAAGGTCTTTCCTGTAAGCCTTGCTGCGCACGGCGGAGCTTGGCTGAAGTCAGCCGACGGATCGTATGAAGTGCGTGGAAAAAAATTAGGCATTATCGGCTACGGCAATATCGGCTCACAGCTTTCAGTGCTCGCTGAAAATCTTGGTATGGAGGTTTATTATTACGACATTGTCGAAAAACTTTCGCTAGGAAACGCCAAGAGGTGCAGAACCTTAAATGACCTGCTAAAAATTAGTGACATTGTAACGATTCATGTAGACGGGCGTGCCGCGAATCAAGGGCTACTGGGCAAAAAAGAACTAGGCCTCATGAAAAAGGGCGCGTACTTATTAAATATTGCTCGTGGGCACGTAATCGAAATTGAAGCACTAGCTGATTCGCTACGGCGTGGTCACTTAGCTGGCGCTGCAGTTGACGTGTTCCCGAAAGAACCCAAAAACAAGAATGAAACCTTTACATCTCCGCTACAAGGCCTGACAAATGTTATTCTCACCCCACATATCGGCGGCAGCACCGTTGAAGCTCAGTATAACATCGGCCAATACACAACCGGTCGCTTACTGCATTACATTAACTGCGGTGAATCGCATGGTAGTGTGAATTTCCCAGAAATTCAGGCGGCGCAAGCTTCGGCTGCCCATCGGCTTTTACATATTCATAAAAATGTCCCGGGAATTCTTGCCCAAGTTAACGGGATTTTGTCTGAACATAAAATCAATATTCTAGGCCAATACCTTCGAACCAATGAAGAAATTGGCTACTTGGTTACTGACGTTAATAAGAAGTATAACAGTCAGGTAATTGAGGAATTAAAGAATATTCCAAATACAATAAAGTTCCGCATTTTGTATTAA